TCGATGAGTGCGGCGTCGACCCGGCGACCGGGCGTTGCGGCGCGAGCGGTGCGCAGCACCGTGCCCTCGTCGGAGACGACGCCAGCGAGCACCTTGGTGCCGCCGACGTCGACGCCGATCCAGACCGGCGCCGATACGTCAGTCACGGACGCGGGCCAGGTCGGCGGCGCCGATCAGCCCTGCGGTGTTGCCGAGGGTGGCCGCCCGGATCTCGAGGGCCGGGTGGTAGCCACGGCCCGGGAGCGACGACTCGAACGCCGACCTGATCGGGTCGAGCAGCAGGTCGCCGGCGGCGCTCACGCCGCCGCCTATCACCGCGACAGCCGGGTCGAGCACCGCCGCAAGCGAGGCGATGCCCTCACCCAGCCAGCGGCCCAGGTCGGCGAGCTGCTCGATGGCGAACCGGTCGCCGTCGGCCGCCGCAGCCGAGATGAGCGGTCCGTCGATGTCCTCGATCCGGCCGCCGGCACGGTCGAGCAACGACCTGGCCGGGAGCGAGCCGGCCGCTACCGCAGCCCGGGTCTCGCGCACCAACGCGGTGCCACTGCCGTAGACCTCGAAGCAGCCGCGGTTGCCGCAGCCGCACAAATGGCCGCCCGGCACCAGCCGGAGGTGACCGATCTCGGCGGCCACCCCGAAGGCGCCACGGTGCAGTCGACCGTCGAGGACGATGCCGCCACCGATGCCGGTGCCGACGGTGACGAGCAGCAGGTCGTCGACGTCCTCGCCGGCGCCGAAGCGGAACTCGCCCCACGCAGCGGCGTTGGCGTCGTTCTCGATCACGAACGGCAGGTCGACGCGCTCCTCCAGCTCGGCCCGCAGGTCGACGTCACGCCAGGCGATGTTCGGCGCGAACAGCACCGTCGCGCGGTCGCGGTCGACGTACCCCGCGGCACCGACGCCCACGGCGACGATCTCGTGGCGCGACCGCAGCTCACCGACAAGCCCGACGATCGCGTCCTCCATCTGCTCGACGTCCGTGGCCGGCGACTCCACCTGGAGCTCCTCGATCACCTTGCCCTCGGCGTCCACGACACCGCCGGCGATCTTGGTGCCGCCCACGTCGATCCCGCACGACAGGCTCATTCCTCGTCCTCCCAGTCGTCACCGTCGAGGTCGATGTGCTCGACGTCGCGCGAGCGCCCCTGATCTGGTACGCCGGTCGCGAGCACTCCGGCGACCGCGTGCATGAGCGACGTGGCGGCAGAGGCCAGGTGGTTGCGCACCTCGGGGTTCAGCGATCGCACGGCGTGCACCGTGCGGCAGACCGGGCACCAGGTGCACTCGGCAGCGCCGGTGGCCACATGGGCGTCGACGTCGCGCAGGGCGTCGGTCGCGCGCGAAGCCAGGTCGCCGACATGCGGGGCCAGGTCGCCGTGGTCGCGGGCCCAGCCCGACAGGGCGCCCATCAGCTTCGCGGCCTCCTCGGCGAGGCTGCCCACATCGGGCTCGCCGCCGTCACCCGAGTGGGTCCCTGACTGGGTCACGACGTCCCGTCCTCCATCCGCACCTGCAGCTCACCGTCCTGGACACGTGCCCCGGCAACCCGGTAGCGGGTGAGCCCGGCAGGCAGCGTGAGGAGACGACGATACGACCCCACGGTCACGACGAGCTCGTCGCCGTTCCTCGCGAGATCGACGTCGGCGCTCGTCACACCCGGCAGCCGCAGGGAGAGTACGGCGCCCCGCGAGGTGCGCACCACCTTGAACGGTCCGCCGCGGGCGGGTGTCGCGAGCGGGTCGGAGTCGCCGTACACGTCTCGGGCGAGCTCGACGAGCGCTTCGACGCCGACCGGCTCGGCCGCGCGATAGACCGAGCGCCAGAACGGCAGTCCGGGAAAGGATGCACCTGCTTCGGCGAGCACGGTGTCCTGTGCGGCGACCCAGCCCGCGCGCCACTCGTCGCCGGCGTCGTCGGGGAAGATCCTGTTGGCAACCACCCCGTCGACGCGGTAGCCGAACAGCGACAGGGTCGTGTAGGACCGGCGAGCCTCGGCCAGCACCACGCTCTCGGGCGTCATCACCAGCCGCACGCTGGCCTGCGGACCGGACAGCAGCGCGCGCACCTCCTCCAGCTCGGCGTGCAGCCTCTCGACCGCGTCGAAGACGGTGTCCTCGGGCATCGGCACCCCGGCGGCCTTCGAGAGCACGGGCCGCAAGGCCTTGACCACGCGACGCTCGACCGGCAGCACGCGCTGCATGTACCAGCCGAGGGCCTCCGGCAGCGCGAGCAGCCGGAGGGTCTCGGCGGTCGGCGCGCAGTCGACGATGATGACGTCCCACCCGCCGGCGAGCGCGTGCAGGCGCAGCTCGAGCAGGGCGAGCACCTCCTCCGCGCCGGGGATGACCGTCAGCTCCGCAGCGGCCACCGGGTCGACGCCCGCGACGTCGAGCACCCGCAGCAGGTAGTGCTGGATGTCGGCCCAGCTCTGCTCGAACCTCAGCTGCGCGTCGACCTGCTGGGCATACAGCGACTCGGCGATCTGCGTGGGCTCGGCGCCGATCGTGGTCGCGAAGGCATCGGCGAGCGAGTGTGCGGCATCAGTCGAGAGCACCAGGGTGCGGTGACCCGCAGCGGCAGCGAGGGCCGCGGTGCCGGCGGCAACGGTCGACTTGCCGACGCCGCCCTTGCCGGTGAAGAGCAGGATTCGCAACGTCAGAGCGACTCGACGCGCTTCTTGAGACCCTTGAGCGCGGTGTCGATGAGGATCTTCTCGCCCTTGCGCTTGAGCATGCCGATCAGCGGGATCGAGACGTCGAGCGCGAGCCGGTAGGTCACCTCGGTCGAGCCGGCGCCGAGGTCACGGAGCACGTAGGCGCCGTCGAGTGCCTTGAGCATCTTTCCCTCCACCAGGGTCCAGGTGACCTGCTCGTTGCCCGACCAGTCGTAGCTCAGCGTGTACTCGTCCTTGATCGGCGAGACGTCGAGCGAGAAGAAGACCTCGTCCGCCCGACCGCCGGCGCCCTCGCGCACGACGTCGGCTGTCTTCACGCCCTTCGCCCACTCGGGATAAGCCGGAAAGTCGGCGATGACCGCCATCACGTCAGCTGGGGAGGCGTCGATGACGATCGAGGAGGTGGTCTGTTCGGCCATCGATACCCCTGAGGGTGCGAGTCGGTGCGGGTGACCGACGGGGTGGGCTGGGATCTGCGACCTTACCGGATCCGGACCCGCCGGATCGGCCAGGACTACGCCCCCATGGGCTGTCCCCGCAACCCGGCGGTAACGTGCGCAGTTCGCCAGCCACACTCGCAGGAGGCACCCCCGTGCGTGAGTTCTCCACGCCCCTGAACGTCGAGATCCCGGCCACCGGGAATCTCACCGACGACGTTGTCACCAACGCACGCGAGGCCGGCGATGCCGTCGTCTTCAGCCGCGCGACGGGTGAGGAGTGGCGGGACGTCACCTCCGCCGAGTTCCTGGCCGAGGTGCAGTCAGTGGCGAAGGGGCTGATGGCCGCGGGCATCGAGGCCGGCGACCGGGTCGCGCTGATCTCCAGGACCCGCTACGAGTGGACGCTCTTCGACTACGCGATCTGGTTCGCCGGCGCCGTCACCGTGCCGATCTACGAGACCTCTTCGGCCGAACAGGTCCGCCACATCCTGCGCGACTCCGGGGCCCGCGCCGTGGTCGCCGAGGCGACCGACCACATCGCCCGGATCTCGGAGGTGCGTGCCGACCTCGACGACCTGCACCACGTCTGGTCGATCACCGACAACGCCGTCGGCGTGCTGGCCGGCCTGGCCGAGGACATCTCCGACGACGAGCTCGAGGCGCGGCGTACCACCGCGACTCCGCTCGACATCGCCACCCTGATCTACACCTCCGGCACGACCGGCCTGCCCAAGGGCTGCATGCTCACCCACGGCAACTTCATGTTCGAGCTCGGCGTGGCCGTCGAGGAGCTCGACAAGCTCTTCGTCGAGGGCTCGTCCACCCTGCTCTTCCTGCCGCTCGCCCACGTCTTCGCCCGCATCATCCAGGTGGGTTGCGTCAAGGCCCGGGTGAAGATGGGCCACAGCGCCGACATCAAGAATCTGCTGGCCGATCTCCAGGTCTTCCAGCCAACGTTCATCCTCGCGGTGCCGCGCGTCTTCGAGAAGGTCTTCAACACGGCCTCCCAGCGGGCCACCGCCGACGGCAAGGGCGCGATCTTCAACCGTGCCGCCGACACCGCCATCGCCTACAGCCGCGGCCTCGACAGGGGCCGCCCCGGCGTCGCCGTACGT
This is a stretch of genomic DNA from Nocardioides sp. InS609-2. It encodes these proteins:
- a CDS encoding ROK family glucokinase; translated protein: MSLSCGIDVGGTKIAGGVVDAEGKVIEELQVESPATDVEQMEDAIVGLVGELRSRHEIVAVGVGAAGYVDRDRATVLFAPNIAWRDVDLRAELEERVDLPFVIENDANAAAWGEFRFGAGEDVDDLLLVTVGTGIGGGIVLDGRLHRGAFGVAAEIGHLRLVPGGHLCGCGNRGCFEVYGSGTALVRETRAAVAAGSLPARSLLDRAGGRIEDIDGPLISAAAADGDRFAIEQLADLGRWLGEGIASLAAVLDPAVAVIGGGVSAAGDLLLDPIRSAFESSLPGRGYHPALEIRAATLGNTAGLIGAADLARVRD
- a CDS encoding ArsA family ATPase: MRILLFTGKGGVGKSTVAAGTAALAAAAGHRTLVLSTDAAHSLADAFATTIGAEPTQIAESLYAQQVDAQLRFEQSWADIQHYLLRVLDVAGVDPVAAAELTVIPGAEEVLALLELRLHALAGGWDVIIVDCAPTAETLRLLALPEALGWYMQRVLPVERRVVKALRPVLSKAAGVPMPEDTVFDAVERLHAELEEVRALLSGPQASVRLVMTPESVVLAEARRSYTTLSLFGYRVDGVVANRIFPDDAGDEWRAGWVAAQDTVLAEAGASFPGLPFWRSVYRAAEPVGVEALVELARDVYGDSDPLATPARGGPFKVVRTSRGAVLSLRLPGVTSADVDLARNGDELVVTVGSYRRLLTLPAGLTRYRVAGARVQDGELQVRMEDGTS
- a CDS encoding SRPBCC family protein — translated: MAEQTTSSIVIDASPADVMAVIADFPAYPEWAKGVKTADVVREGAGGRADEVFFSLDVSPIKDEYTLSYDWSGNEQVTWTLVEGKMLKALDGAYVLRDLGAGSTEVTYRLALDVSIPLIGMLKRKGEKILIDTALKGLKKRVESL
- a CDS encoding AMP-dependent synthetase/ligase, which translates into the protein MREFSTPLNVEIPATGNLTDDVVTNAREAGDAVVFSRATGEEWRDVTSAEFLAEVQSVAKGLMAAGIEAGDRVALISRTRYEWTLFDYAIWFAGAVTVPIYETSSAEQVRHILRDSGARAVVAEATDHIARISEVRADLDDLHHVWSITDNAVGVLAGLAEDISDDELEARRTTATPLDIATLIYTSGTTGLPKGCMLTHGNFMFELGVAVEELDKLFVEGSSTLLFLPLAHVFARIIQVGCVKARVKMGHSADIKNLLADLQVFQPTFILAVPRVFEKVFNTASQRATADGKGAIFNRAADTAIAYSRGLDRGRPGVAVRARHAVFKRLVYGKLLAALGGRCEYAVSGGAPLGDRLGHFYRGIGLTILEGYGLTETTAALTVNLPDAQKVGSVGRPLPGTAVRVADDGELLFRGGQVFSGYWHNEEGTAEALERDGWFHTGDVGEVDDEGFVKITGRKKEILVTAGGKNVAPAVLEDRLRAHALVDQCIVVGDGQPYIAALVTIDEESFPAWAEQHGKSGSISELVDDPDLRAAVEDAVDDANKAVSKAESIRKFTILPVTWSEEGGQLTPSLKLKRNVVLREFRDDVEALYLP